One genomic segment of Panicum virgatum strain AP13 chromosome 2N, P.virgatum_v5, whole genome shotgun sequence includes these proteins:
- the LOC120659845 gene encoding acidic endochitinase-like yields MATRSSLVQLLLIAVAAAQIVGSHGGGISIYWGQNGGEGALADTCATGNYKFVNLAFLAAFGNGQPPVLNLAGHCDPTSGGCTGLSADIKSCQSSGVKVMLSIGGGAGSYYLTSAADAKDVATYLWNNFLGGHSSSRPLGDAVLDGIDFDIEGGTNQHWDDLARYLKVYSNSGRRVYLTAAPQCPFPDAWMGGALNTGLFDYVWVQFYNNPPCQYSSGSTTDLADAWKQWLSIPAKQIFLGLPASPQAAGSGFIPADDLKSQVLPLIKSSGKYGGIMLWSKYYDDQDGYSSSVKNDV; encoded by the coding sequence ATGGCGACCAGATCATCGCTGGTGCAGCTGCTGCTCATAGCAGTGGCTGCTGCCCAGATTGTTGGGTCACACGGTGGCGGCATTTCCATATATTGGGGTCAGAATGGTGGCGAGGGCGCACTGGCCGACACCTGCGCCACCGGCAACTACAAGTTCGTCAACTTAGCCTTCCTCGCAGCATTTGGCAATGGCCAGCCCCCAGTGCTCAACCTGGCAGGCCACTGTGACCCGACCAGTGGTGGCTGCACCGGTCTGAGCGCCGACATCAAGTCGTGCCAGAGCAGCGGTGTGAAGGTTATGCTATCAATTGGAGGCGGTGCAGGCAGCTACTACCTTACATCAGCTGCGGATGCCAAGGATGTAGCCACATACCTGTGGAACAACTTCTTAGGTGGGCATTCCTCATCTCGTCCCCTGGGTGATGCAGTTCTTGACGGCATAGACTTCGACATCGAGGGCGGCACCAACCAGCACTGGGATGATCTTGCAAGGTACCTGAAAGTGTACAGCAACTCCGGCAGGAGGGTGTACCTGACTGCTGCGCCTCAGTGCCCGTTCCCTGATGCCTGGATGGGTGGTGCCCTCAACACTGGCCTGTTTGACTACGTCTGGGTGCAGTTCTATAACAACCCACCCTGCCAGTACAGCTCAGGCAGCACCACGGATCTTGCAGATGCATGGAAGCAGTGGTTGTCGATTCCGGCAAAGCAGATCTTTCTTGGCCTGCCTGCTTCACCACAGGCAGCTGGAAGCGGGTTTATACCAGCTGATGATCTGAAGTCTCAGGTTCTACCATTGATCAAGAGCTCTGGGAAATATGGTGGGATCATGCTGTGGTCCAAGTACTATGATGACCAAGATGGTTACAGTTCCTCAGTCAAGAATGATGTTTAA